One region of Salvelinus sp. IW2-2015 linkage group LG6.1, ASM291031v2, whole genome shotgun sequence genomic DNA includes:
- the LOC111965329 gene encoding C-terminal-binding protein 1-like isoform X1 produces the protein MGSSHFLNKGLPLGIRPPIMNGPMNPRPLVALLDGRDCTIEMPILKDVATVAFCDAQSTQEIHEKVLNEAVGALMYHTITLMREDLEKFKALRIIVCIGSGFDNIDIKSAGDLGIAVCNMPAASVEETADSTLCHILNLYRRTTWLHQALREGTRVQSVEQIREVASGAARIRGETLGIIGLGRVGQGVALRAKAFGFNVIFYDPYLSDGVERALGLQRVNTLQDLLFHSDCVTLHCSLNEHNHHLINDFTIKQMRKGVFLVNTARGGLVDEKALAQALKEGRIRGAALDVHETEPFGFSQGPLKDAPNLICTPHAAWYSEQASIEMREEAAREIRRAISGRIPDSLKNCVNKEFLSQTTHWINMDPAVIHPELNGAYRYPPGVVSLASGGLPPPIEGIVPNAVPITHCLPSVAHPSHAPSPGQPGKAESDREQHPNDQLL, from the exons GCATTCGGCCGCCTATCATGAACGGGCCCATGAACCCACGGCCCCTGGTGGCCCTGCTGGACGGGCGTGACTGCACCATAGAGATGCCAATCCTGAAAGACGTGGCCACTGTGGCCTTCTGTGATGCCCAGTCCACCCAGGAGATCCATGAGAAG GTACTGAACGAGGCTGTAGGAGCTCTGATGTACCACACCATCACGCTAATGAGGGAGGACCTGGAGAAATTCAAGGCACTTCGGATCATCGTCTGCATAGGCAGCGGCTTCGACAATATCGACATCAAGTCGGCTGGAGATTTAG GGATAGCAGTGTGTAACATGCCAGCAGCGTCGGTGGAGGAGACAGCGGACTCCACACTGTGTCACATCCTGAACTTGTACAGACGAACCACGTGGCTTCACCAGGCACTGCGCGAGGGCACCAGGGTACAGAGCGTGGAGCAGATCAGAGAGGTGGCGTCCGGGGCGGCGAGGATCCGCGGGGAGACACTTGGCATCATCGGCCTCG GTCGTGTTGGCCAGGGTGTAGCACTCAGAGCCAAAGCATTTGGGTTCAATGTGATCTTCTATGACCCATACCTGTCTGACGGGGTGGAGCGAGCCCTGGGCCTGCAGCGTGTAAACACCCTCCAGGACCTGCTTTTCCACAGCGACTGTGTCACCCTCCACTGCAGCCTCAATGAGCACAACCACCACCTCATCAATGACTTCACcatcaaacag ATGCGCAAGGGTGTGTTCCTGGTTAACACGGCCCGAGGGGGGCTCGTGGATGAGAAGGCCCTGGCACAGGCCCTGAAAGAGGGGAGGATACGAGGGGCGGCCCTGGACGTCCACGAGACAGAGCCCTTCGG CTTCAGCCAGGGACCTCTGAAAGATGCTCCTAACCTGATATGTACTCCCCATGCTGCCTGGTACAGCGAACAGGCTTCTattgagatgagagaggaggcagCCCGGGAGATCCGACGAGCCATTTCAG GTCGTATTCCAGACAGCCTAAAGAACTGTGTGAATAAAGAGTTCCTGTCCCAGACTACTCACTGGATCAATATGGACCCTGCTGTCATTCATCCTGAGCTCAATGGGGCCTACAG GTACCCTCCTGGTGTTGTGAGTTTGGCCTCTGGGGGGCTCCCTCCACCTATAGAGGGAATCGTTCCTAACGCAGTGCCCATAACACACTGCCTGCCCAGCGTCGCCCACCCCTCTCACGCCCCTTCGCCGGGCCAGCCAGGCAaagcagagtcagacagagagcagCACCCCAATGACCAGTTGTTGTAG
- the LOC111965329 gene encoding C-terminal-binding protein 1-like isoform X2, which translates to MNGPMNPRPLVALLDGRDCTIEMPILKDVATVAFCDAQSTQEIHEKVLNEAVGALMYHTITLMREDLEKFKALRIIVCIGSGFDNIDIKSAGDLGIAVCNMPAASVEETADSTLCHILNLYRRTTWLHQALREGTRVQSVEQIREVASGAARIRGETLGIIGLGRVGQGVALRAKAFGFNVIFYDPYLSDGVERALGLQRVNTLQDLLFHSDCVTLHCSLNEHNHHLINDFTIKQMRKGVFLVNTARGGLVDEKALAQALKEGRIRGAALDVHETEPFGFSQGPLKDAPNLICTPHAAWYSEQASIEMREEAAREIRRAISGRIPDSLKNCVNKEFLSQTTHWINMDPAVIHPELNGAYRYPPGVVSLASGGLPPPIEGIVPNAVPITHCLPSVAHPSHAPSPGQPGKAESDREQHPNDQLL; encoded by the exons ATGAACGGGCCCATGAACCCACGGCCCCTGGTGGCCCTGCTGGACGGGCGTGACTGCACCATAGAGATGCCAATCCTGAAAGACGTGGCCACTGTGGCCTTCTGTGATGCCCAGTCCACCCAGGAGATCCATGAGAAG GTACTGAACGAGGCTGTAGGAGCTCTGATGTACCACACCATCACGCTAATGAGGGAGGACCTGGAGAAATTCAAGGCACTTCGGATCATCGTCTGCATAGGCAGCGGCTTCGACAATATCGACATCAAGTCGGCTGGAGATTTAG GGATAGCAGTGTGTAACATGCCAGCAGCGTCGGTGGAGGAGACAGCGGACTCCACACTGTGTCACATCCTGAACTTGTACAGACGAACCACGTGGCTTCACCAGGCACTGCGCGAGGGCACCAGGGTACAGAGCGTGGAGCAGATCAGAGAGGTGGCGTCCGGGGCGGCGAGGATCCGCGGGGAGACACTTGGCATCATCGGCCTCG GTCGTGTTGGCCAGGGTGTAGCACTCAGAGCCAAAGCATTTGGGTTCAATGTGATCTTCTATGACCCATACCTGTCTGACGGGGTGGAGCGAGCCCTGGGCCTGCAGCGTGTAAACACCCTCCAGGACCTGCTTTTCCACAGCGACTGTGTCACCCTCCACTGCAGCCTCAATGAGCACAACCACCACCTCATCAATGACTTCACcatcaaacag ATGCGCAAGGGTGTGTTCCTGGTTAACACGGCCCGAGGGGGGCTCGTGGATGAGAAGGCCCTGGCACAGGCCCTGAAAGAGGGGAGGATACGAGGGGCGGCCCTGGACGTCCACGAGACAGAGCCCTTCGG CTTCAGCCAGGGACCTCTGAAAGATGCTCCTAACCTGATATGTACTCCCCATGCTGCCTGGTACAGCGAACAGGCTTCTattgagatgagagaggaggcagCCCGGGAGATCCGACGAGCCATTTCAG GTCGTATTCCAGACAGCCTAAAGAACTGTGTGAATAAAGAGTTCCTGTCCCAGACTACTCACTGGATCAATATGGACCCTGCTGTCATTCATCCTGAGCTCAATGGGGCCTACAG GTACCCTCCTGGTGTTGTGAGTTTGGCCTCTGGGGGGCTCCCTCCACCTATAGAGGGAATCGTTCCTAACGCAGTGCCCATAACACACTGCCTGCCCAGCGTCGCCCACCCCTCTCACGCCCCTTCGCCGGGCCAGCCAGGCAaagcagagtcagacagagagcagCACCCCAATGACCAGTTGTTGTAG